In a single window of the Zea mays cultivar B73 chromosome 5, Zm-B73-REFERENCE-NAM-5.0, whole genome shotgun sequence genome:
- the LOC100501739 gene encoding Cytochrome P450 86B1: MSAMDTAVSQNATVAAAATAAGVGSAGLAGLLPEVQTVELLVAVSIFVAIHSLRQRRTQGLPTWPLVGMLPSLLLGLRSDMYEWITGVLKARGGTFTFRGPWLTNLHCVVTADPRNLEHLLKTRFGSFPKGPYFRENMRDLLGDGIFGADDEVWRRQRKAASLEFHSAEFRALTASSLVELVHRRLLPVLAGAEAAAGAVDLQDVLLRLTFDNVCMIAFGVDPGCLRPGLPEIPFARAFEDATEATTVRFVTPTALWRAMRALGVGHERVLRRSLAGVDEFAYDVIRRRKEELADAAAAAGRRSDLLTVFTRMRDEDGRPYTDKFLRDICVNFILAGRDTSSVALAWFFWLLGKNPGVEAKILEEVEGIVAARKGAGEVVEEEEELVFRPEEVKRMEYLHAALSEALRLYPSVPVDHKEVVEDEVFPDGTVLKKGTKVIYAMYSMGRMESIWGDDCREYKPERWLRDGRFVGESAYKFTAFNGGPRLCLGKDFAYYQMKFTAASILRRYRVRVVEGHPVAPKMALTMYMKHGLKVTLTKRGKAN, encoded by the exons ATGAGCGCCATGGACACCGCCGTGTCGCAAAACGCCACGGTTGctgcggcggcgacggcggccggTGTCGGCAGCGCCGGGCTGGCGGGCCTGCTCCCGGAGGTGCAGACAGTGGAGCTGCTGGTGGCCGTGTCCATCTTCGTTGCCATCCACTCGCTGCGGCAGCGGCGCACACAGGGCTTGCCCACGTGGCCGCTCGTCGGCATGCTCCCGTCCCTGCTTCTCGGCCTCCGCAGCGACATGTACGAGTGGATCACCGGCGTGCTCAAGGCGCGCGGGGGCACGTTCACGTTCCGCGGGCCGTGGCTCACCAACCTCCACTGCGTTGTCACCGCCGACCCGCGCAACCTGGAGCACCTCCTCAAGACCAGGTTCGGGAGCTTCCCCAAGGGCCCCTACTTCCGCGAAAACATGCGGGACCTCCTCGGCGACGGCATCTTCGGCGCCGACGACGAGGTGTGGAGGAGGCAGCGCAAGGCGGCCAGCCTCGAGTTCCACTCCGCCGAGTTCCGCGCGCTCACCGCCAGCTCGCTCGTCGAGCTCGTCCACCGCCGGCTGCTCCCCGTGCTGGCCGGCGCGGAGGCCGCGGCCGGCGCCGTGGACCTCCAGGACGTGCTCCTCCGCCTCACGTTCGACAACGTCTGCATGATCGCCTTCGGCGTCGACCCGGGCTGCCTCCGCCCGGGCCTCCCCGAGATCCCGTTCGCCCGCGCGTTCGAGGACGCCACCGAGGCGACCACCGTCCGCTTCGTCACGCCGACCGCGCTGTGGCGCGCGATGCGCGCGCTCGGCGTCGGGCACGAGCGCGTGCTCCGGCGCTCCCTGGCCGGCGTCGACGAGTTCGCGTACGACGTGATCCGCAGGCGCAAGGAGGAGCTCGCCGACGCCGCGGCCGCGGCCGGGCGCAGGTCGGACCTGCTCACCGTGTTCACCAGGATGCGCGACGAGGACGGGCGCCCGTACACGGACAAGTTCCTCCGCGACATCTGCGTGAACTTCATCCTGGCCGGCCGCGACACCTCGTCTGTGGCGCTCGCGTGGTTCTTCTGGCTGCTCGGCAAGAACCCCGGCGTGGAGGCCAAGATCCTGGAGGAGGTGGAGGGGATCGTCGCGGCGCGGAAGGGGGCTGGGGAGGTcgtcgaggaggaggaggagctcgtGTTCAGGCCCGAGGAGGTGAAGCGGATGGAGTACCTCCACGCCGCGCTCTCCGAGGCGCTCCGCCTCTACCCGTCCGTCCCCGTCGACCACAAGGAG GTCGTGGAGGACGAGGTGTTCCCGGACGGGACGGTGCTGAAGAAGGGCACCAAGGTGATCTACGCCATGTACTCCATGGGGCGGATGGAGAGCATCTGGGGCGACGACTGCCGCGAGTACAAGCCGGAGCGGTGGCTCCGGGACGGACGCTTCGTGGGCGAGTCCGCCTACAAGTTCACGGCCTTCAACGGCGGCCCGCGCCTGTGCCTCGGCAAGGACTTCGCCTACTACCAGATGAAGTTCACCGCCGCCTCCATCCTCCGCCGCTACCGCGTCCGCGTCGTCGAGGGCCACCCCGTCGCGCCCAAGATGGCGCTCACCATGTACATGAAGCACGGGCTCAAGGTGACGCTCACCAAGAGAGGCAAGGCCAATTAA